The Gadus macrocephalus chromosome 12, ASM3116895v1 genome segment GCGGGTCGTggacgtggtgtgtgtgtgtgcgcgcgtcgaacgggagtgtgtgtgcgtctgcggcgCGGCGCGGCGGCGGAGAGAACGGAGGAATAATGGAGGCGGAGAGACGAGGCGGGAAACAAACGCCACCGCAGGAAGTTGATTgtcgggaggaagaggaagtttACAGCAGGAAGCAAACAAACATTCGGTTCTCAGGGCGTTTCAGAGCTTTTTTTAAACCCCTCATTCAGGAAGAAGCAGCGAGTTGTTATTGACTTCCTGGCGATTTTaaatggggtttgtgtgtgaggggaggggcaggAAGTTCAGGGGGAGAGAAGCGGTCCTTTCGAGAGGAAGACCGCCCTTATACGGGCGTTACAGCCGCTGTGAAACGCCGATGATGAGGACGATGAAGGGCGTACGGTGGATGCAGAGGTAGGAAGTGAGAGATAAAGGCAAAAGGAAGCATGAAAGGGGAGATGaaaacacagagggagaggttaTAGCAGGGTATGGCTGAGAGAGAGGTGTGGAAGGAGTCAAGAGTCACCCCCGTACCCCCGGGCCCTGTACATCGTACCTCCGGTCCCTGTACAtcgtaggcaaggcaaggcaactttttttatgtagcacttttcacacacaaggcagactcaaagtgcttcacatataaacattgtcatacaataaaataaaataatagataagtaaaagaaaacatatgcaaaaaattTGTAAAATAGACcagcattttagaaagtgcaatgtatttaagatcagatcaacagtctctctggttcccacgtcgggactccaacccgacctaaaggaacttggtattttctctgggactccaccCCGGATTCtaggactccaacccagacagaactcgggtctcaaacccttcaaTCGTACGCTCTGACCCTGTTACATCAATCAATCATGCAGCCAGCATATTAGATAACATATTTAATATATGATTATATTACCACCCATTTCAATCAGCAGACCTGTCATGATGCTGTCGACATGTTGAAGCATCCCTCTGTGCGTCACTCAGTTAATTTGGATTTTCCAGCCAAAGAAATGACAATAATTAATTGGCCTAATTTGTTTGATTTATTGACATGCTATTTTGAATGGAATGACACTAACCCAAATCAGATATAATTCAATAAAGAATTTGATTCCAAGGAAGAAATTACTTTTCATTGAAAATTATAAACAGAGTGCATGATTGCAAGTTGCAACTGAATGAGTTATCAAGGAATTAGCAGTGTTATGATTAATAAAAGGTCTACTTCATATTTAAGATACAGTAAGTGTAGAATATAAGCTATCACTAACTCCTCGTTAAATTAATACTAGGCCTAACTATCAGATTGGGGTTAATGTCCGACCAACGCAAGAAACTCCAGGTTGCCTTCTATCTTTACGCGGGAGAGACGCAACCAAACCCATCTATACGCCGAGAGAGCGCTGCTGCCATAGCGGCGCATGGAGACCGATTCCCACGCGGTTGTTTCTGTGACACACTGCCACACTTTCCCACGCACGCGGCGCGTGCCCTGGGAGCTGAAGGCTCAATGCGCGCGGAAGGTCACGACGGAGCGCGCGCAGCCGATCGAGGCGGACCGGCGGATCATGTGGAGTCCACGCGCCGCGAGCAGCTCAGagcgagcagagagagagctcgGACCGAGGAGGACGTGAGAGAGAGCAGCTGACCTCTTTTTTACTGCAGACAGCGCGAGCTTTCAGCCAGGAAGGCGCGGAACTAACGGCAGAAGAACCGCCGCTCTAAGAGCAGGTCACCGTTCGGTTCGATCCGGAGCAGTAGTATCAGCCGAGTGAGGAGTCGTTCGTCTCGGGAGTTCAAAGTGGAGTTTATGAACTGAAGACAGCAGCCGTCACCATGAGAGGTGAGTGTATACAACTTATTTATGTTCTTTGCATAGTGGTCATTTGTTGATTCAGTGCTCAGGTAATTTGATGACGTAGTGCTCAGTTCATTTGATGACTTATTAGTGGTCAGTTCATTACTTAGTGCTCCGCTCAGCAGCTCAATGGTGGCTGCTCGCAGCTTCTCGTTGGTCTCCTTTGAACCGGGTCCGAAGTGCGTATGACCGGCCCTAAGCTGCGTTACATGTCGGTTATAAACCTGCACACACCCCGCTGTTTCTGATGTCTGCGCGACATCTATAAATACACGGAAAGTCGTGTTTTATTCGAGAATATATTTTTCATATAGGcctatcatgtttttttttttttaattgattttaaaatgtgtgaatATCTGACCCAAACAAGGTCACTGACTCGGTTCATTAAACCCCCCGGTGCATTTGACCCCCTCAGTCCGGTGGGACCCGCTGGTCTAGTAGCAAGGCTCCGCCGGAGAGCGCCTCGTTATGTAAGAGAGACTCCCGCGGGGaaggcggggagggagggatcatTAAAAAGCTGTCAATCAAACCACACAATACATCTCGTGTTGTAGCATTGCATGTGAGTGTCTTGTGTTGACGGGTGTGTATGACGCGTGTCTTTTTTAAAAACAGCTGTTTGTGGTGTAGATTTcatagtttttgtttttttattttgctggCATACGTTGCATTGTGGTGTAAAATACAgttgtaaaatataaataaaaaacatgagtcccagaaaaagaaaatccaagTCTGTTTATGGCAACCCCGAGAGGAAACGTAGTGCTAATGTTATCGAGTCCTTTAATGGTGGTGAGAATGGAGACGTTATGGATACATGTCTTGAGGAGACGGTGATTGGGTTTCGATGATGCTGTCATTTTGGAGCAAATGGGTTCATGGTTTCATCTTGGTGAGACTCCGGTTTGATTAACGTATCAAACCCAACACATAAAGTGTTGCATTTGATTAGTGATGTAAACACGATGTGAGGATAGCGTCGGTCAGGTCAAAGCTCATATTTGTGCTCCATTCAGAGTACGACGTGCGCATATATCTTTCTGGCGCGCTGATATTGTTTTTCTCTTGCAGAGGCTTGGATCTGAGGAAACCttcttgtgttgttgttgacaaGGCTCTGTGTGCATggtcagagagaaagagtccGCTGTTCCATTGACCTAGTTATGTCATGGAGGATTACACAGCATTCACCCAGGGGTCAGAGCCACCGAGGACTGTCGTCATTCCAATTGGACATTAATGAATTACATAATGAAGCGGTTTTATCGGGAAACGTGTAGCCATGCAGACTCTGAGCAGTCAAGTTTGTACATTTACAATGATGCATGCATAGCGCAATTATTAAACTTTCTGTATTTGTGTTGGcaaaaaaacaaccaacaaGAGTTATGTTGATCGGCACAACATAAAACGGATTACTGTTTGATAGCCTTTTCAGCCGATCCATGttaaacataatacagataaaaaGGGATGGTGTGTTTTTGGCGGGCTGAAATGGGCACAGTGAGCCACCTTTAAGCAAAAGCACAGCGGGCATTAAGCTCAGTTTCCTGTTAGTGTTACATCAACTCTCCAATGTGTGTCACCTGTATTACATGTTGACAGCTGGCTCACGTCACATAAATTACATCATTTCAGAACGTCTAACCTTATGATATCAATGTGAGTAAAATGGAACATGGAAAGGTGGCTGTTGTGCTCATTCTGTCGTAAAATTTCATGACCATGGTGAAttaccatgttcaggattggcaacatggtgtttgtttctCTTCCTGCATATATGAAACCAACCATTATGATTTTATCATCTTCAATCAAATTGCAATGAGCATGATCATGCAATGCATTTGTGCGTTGCGTCATCTCTTCCTGAACAAAACCCAAAGTAGAGCAATGAGCCGAAACAATGAACTATAAAGTATCCGATTCATATGGCTTTTGTGTCAGTGGTTAGATTCTATCAGCACACAGCGCTGGTTTCCTGTTCAGAACTGGTAGTAGCTGGTACAATGTGTGTAAACCCGTGCTACTGGGGTCTGTGATGTACGGCCCTCTTACAGCTCCAGGACACACGGCCCCCTAAGCTCAAGGCCATAATGAACAGTGGAAGGGCCTGGGCCCTTCCACTGTTCACTGGGACCCTCAATCCTAACCCGGACCGCTTTGACAGGAGGGCGCTAAGATTCCCCTCCGTGCCTCCTCACCTGCTCTGCTGCACATATTCAAACGTGTCAGTGCAAATATTCCCTTAGGGTTCAGTGTTAGATCTAGTGTACCCAGCAAGCATTTGGTGACGTAGAAATTGCACACATTAATTCTTGTGTCAGTCTTTGTATCTTCCCCATGTTTGACCACACAATTTGTTCAGTCCAAGATGATTCTGATCGCTAAGGCGTATTCCTGAATTAGTTGCTGTGGTTCTGGCCGGTGTTTAAAATCACATGCTGCGAGTTGAATTCCTGAGTCTGGTTGTGCTGTATGTGTGCGGGAGGCCCGTGGGGCTGGGGAAGGAGCAGGGATCACCGCGGGTTGTCAGGCCCTCAGTCTGTTTTCGTCAGCGGTGGAGGGGATTACACAGGAATGGCCCAAGGTCTGCTCTACACGTCCAGTAAAAACATGGTAGCAATAATAAGGTTGAGTAGCCGTAGAGTTATGGATTCATATAGACCCGACTGGTCTTGGAAGGGGCACAGTTAAGATTTAGGGGTCAATTTTAGTTCCCATTTATGCGATTAGTTCCTGCAGTATACCAGGAACTAATATTGTGGGATATGTTTTTGCATACTTTGTGAAAAATGCAATATTAGCATTTATGTTAATGATGTTAAAACATGTATAgtagaataaaaaaaactaataacAATAGGATTGCACAGTTTGAAAAACGGTATCATCGTTCCAATATTTTCAAATAGTGTCAGCAGCAGTACCACCTAATGGCTAAGTTTTTCCTGTATTGCAGACGGGACCACAGCTGCCCTGCGCTGTGCAGGAACGCTCAGCGTGCGTTCTCTAGATGGGTCAGACTACAGTGGGGTCCAGACTACAGTGGGGTCAGACTACAGTGGGGTCCAGACTACAGTGGGGTCAGACTACAGTGGGGTCCAGACTACAGTGGGGTCCAGAGGACGGGGGGAGAAGGATCGCTCCTCAAGGGCTCTGAGGGGCAGGTGTTTGGGGGCCCCTCTGCTGCATGTGAGCGATAAAAAGCACTCACTCATCCGTTCAttgctgtctctttaagatatCACATATGCGGTGTACCCCCCTCCCGCCCGTGCAGCATAGTACAGCCATTCATGGTATAGGTTAGCTATACCGAACAGGAGGTAATGTGCAAGGTAAACATAAGCTTTGGGACTGTTTGTTGAGGCGGGAAGAGAGGCTAAAGTCCACCTACAGGCTTTACAAGGCTGGACAGGGAAAGGGCTGAGCGcgacgcgcgcacacgcgcgcgcgcgtgtgtgtgtgtgtgtgtgtgtgtgtgtgtgtgtgtgtgtgtgtgtgtgtgtgtgtgtgtgtgtgtgtgtgtgtgtgtgtgtgtgtgtgtgtgtgtgtgtgagacacagaTGACCCTCAAACCTGAAAACGTATAGGGCGCTGTAGTAGCACATGCTTTACAGCTGATGACACTTCCAACACACACTGGCGCACAAAATTATGATACCTCAGCTCAGACACATGACTAGGTATCGGCGTGAGCCATCTCGGGATGGACGGACACCGGGAGGACTCGGGTTCCACGGACACGCACCTTGCTAACTGACGGCGGTTAGGAGGGTATCTGGCCCGCTGCTCCGGAGTATAAATAGATCCATGTTGTACCTCAAAGACAGCTGAAGTTTCACTCCGATTACATGCTCCAACATGTCCAGAGCGAGAGTGGACACGTCGGCAGCTCATCATTCCGtgtctgtttattttctgcacgTTGCATGCGTTGGGAATGCGTCcagccgtgggggggggggggggggggggggggcgtgaatCCTCTTAATTAAACAAACTCTCGATTTGCCTGGCTTGCTCCAAAACCCGGAATGGAATCCTCTCTTCGTCTGACCTTTGCTCAGCGACGGAGCCTGAATTAGTTCCACCTTTCAGGACCCAGGAGAAGCCCGGTGGTATCGCGTGCGAGGCAGCCCCCCCCAAAGTCAACAGGGGACAGCCCAACGACCCTCTCCGCTGGTAGGGAAACTGTGTCAGTAGAACAGAACCCGGCTGACTGGCAGGCGAGCCGGCCAGTCACAGGCAGGGACACACGACAAGCCACCAATGGGGTGCctaacagaggggggggggggggggagtgttgcTAGGAGAACCTCTTTTAAACGAGTGAGATCATGGAATGCAGCCAAACAGCACTTATATaacaggaggggggggcagcCGGGAGGCAGAGAGTGACTGAGGCTTTATTATCTCTCAGGTTTATTGTTTTGTAAATACCTCCGCATGATGCCATAGATGCCAAAGATTCTATCAGACGTTCCTGACTTGTCACAATCTGCATGTGAcgcatgcagcagcagcagcagcagcacagtggCGTGATGTGTGAGTGAATATGCAAAGAGATGATATCATCTCTGCAACACAGCACCAACAGTGCTTCACTGAACGCTCGCCAACGCCGCTAAATACGATGCGTTGGAAACTGCAGGTAACCTTATATATCGACACAAGCGCTGTGCCATTCAGGCCCATACCAAATCACACACGGCGACAACGACAAATCAACTGCGACGATGGTCGTTCTTCCCAGTGTTGCCATTTGAAACAGTCACAGAGGGCCCAGAGCCCTCGAGAGGGGGGCACGAGAGGCGGGGTGCCATTGTTATCCAGCTACTTGAAACTTTATAGCCCCGGGCTCGACTAATGCAATTCAGCGTCTATTCTGGGCGTCAGGAGCCGGTCACCTAAACAACCTAACGAAGGACGGGCTGTTCCGTCGAGCTCCGTGCTCGACCCCGGCTATAAAATACATACATTGTGCAGCTCTCAGAGAGGCCTGTTTCAGCTCGTTATCTGCGTTTGATTAGGCTCTCCTTGACCCCCGCTAATCGCTCGTCAAAGAGTATCTTATTGTTGAGACATTGTGTTCCTTGCAGAGCGGGAGCAATGCAAACGGGCCCTGGCCCTCGGCGATACATTTCCAAGGCTGAGGCACTTTCCTTGTTCAGGGTCATGAATCTTTCAAATCAGCGCCGTCTGGAGTCACAGTGTGTTAACGAGGGGCCGCCCTTCTCCTGTTATAAGGTCATAGAGTTTTATTGTCTGGTTGGTTTGTCGACATCATGCTCGAACGTCCACGAGTCAAATGTTTGCATGTGATCCCTCAACCCTGGTGTTGGGGTCCAAAGGCAATGGAGTAAAGCGATGAATATCTTGTCTTTGGGCGGTCGATGTTATCAGAACGATttacatattttaattaattttgtgTTGGATGCGGAGAAGAGGTGTGTTATTAAATACTAGTGTGATTCTAATTTATAGAAGAAAATGTTCAGCAAAATAAATATTGCGGGGGGGATTCCTGGCAATATCCTAATCATTGTATTCCTCAAGGGATTACAGAGTTTACTCACAGCTTTTCTTTTCCTCCTCAGCTCAAATCGAGGTGATTCCCTGTAAGATCTGCGGGGACAAGTCGTCAGGGATCCACTACGGGGTCATCACCTGCGAAGGCTGCAAGGTAAAACATCTCAACAGTTTCCCATTTCCTCATATCCTTCCCAGCCGCCGCCACGCCCATCCCATTCCCAATTagcgcatttagcagacgcttttatccaaagcgacttacatcggttgatacacattgacacaccaacggcagagtcaaccatgcaaggcgacagccagctcgtcaggagcagttagggttaaggccCAAACCCATTTCTCCTCCTTAccacttccccttacccctcccccttgttttgaaggggtaaggggaagggttaccccttccccttaccccttcaaaacaagggggaggggtaaggggtagaaatgggattgggcctaggtgtcttgctcagggacacatccacactcagctaggaggagttGGGGACCGAACTAGCctaacctttcggttacaagacgaccgctctacctccagagctaagccgaccctttCCTGACTCTCTGCGTGCCTCCTCGTCTACCTCCAGGGGTTCTTCCGACGCAGTCAGCAGAACAACGCCATGTACTCCTGCTCCCGCCAGAGGAGCTGCCTCATCGACCGGACCAACCGCAACCGCTGCCAGCACTGCCGTCTGCAGAAGTGTCTCTCTCTGGGCATGAGCCGTGACGGTAAACAAGGAGCTCGACCAACCCGCGCTAATCATCCTCTACCTCTAACCAACCCTCGCTAAACACCCTCTACCTTTAACCAACCCTCGCTAAACATCCTCTACCTTTAACTAACCCTCGCTAAACATCCTCTACCTTTAACCAACCCTCGCTAAACACCCTCTACCTTTAACCAAGGCGCTGAGATCTTTGACCGCTGGGCCTTAACGACGATCTGTCCGTGCCCTTAACAGCGGTGAACTTAacctaacttaacttaacttaacgcAGTTCTGTCTGTACGTTCACAGCGGGGAACTTAACTTGACTTAACCTTGTTCTGTACGTTAACAGTGGtgaacttaacttaacttaacgtTGTTCTGTCTGTACGTTCACAGCGGTGAACTTAACCTCACGTTGTTGTGTCCGTTACCAGCGGTGAAgttaacttaacttaacctcACGTTGTTGTGTCCGTTACCAGCGGTGAAgttaacttaacttaacctcACGTTGTTGTGTCCGTTACCAGCGGTGAAgttaacttaacttaacctcACGTTGTTGTGTCCGTTACCAGCGGTGAAgttaacttaacttaacctcACGTTGTTGTGTCCGTTACCAGCGGTGAAGTTCGGCCGGATGTCCAAGAAGCAGCGGGACAGCCTTTACGCCGAGGTGCAGAGGCACCAGCAGTCCCAGGAGTTTGCGGGGGCGGAGTTTGCGGGGGCGGAGTTTGCGGGGGCGGAGCCCTGCGAGGACAGCGGCGAGCTGGGCGCCCACGGCCGCGCCTACAGCCGGGGCTCCAGCGCGGCCTTCAGCGACCACCACGACATGGGGGCCCTGGCGGAGGGGCTGCTGTTCGACCTGCCGCTGACCCCCGACTACTGCGCCCTGGACGTGAcgttcggcggcggcggcggcggcggcggcggcggtggcagcGCCGgaagcagctcctcctcccagaGCTCCCCGGAGCAGGACGGCGGCCCGGACCTCGTGGACGTCAACAACCACATCAAGCACGAGTACCAGCTGCTGCAGGACTCCGGCCTCTTCTCCCGCGCCATCGCCATCCCGCCGCCCGACGGCTGCTCCGGCCTCGAGCTAGGTCAGGAGACGCCCGGGCCGCCTACACCACGTTTACACAACGTTCACactcagggcgtttagcagacgcttttatcaaaagccactcacaatgagtacatttgtcataagaagttgaaacaacaatatatcgctgtcggtacagtaaggatgttcatagaaccaatcgctaggttaaccccttACCCGTACGcaacaaagatggctaggataagatgctacacaactataAGTACTATAAGTaaatacgacatacaataagtgcgtattttaagtgccaggatgtacaacatacaataggtAGGAGTCTTTTGCGGACCGATCAATCCAAACATAAAACTGATATCATAGGAATATAAAGATAGAATGTTTGGACAATGGCTGCCCACTATATTAACGCCTTGATTTTTGATCGGACCGACCCCAAGATCAGCTGACTGACGGTGTTTCTTGGTCTTCCGCAGAGTGCATCACCCAGAGTGTGGTGAAGTCCCACATCGAGACCAGCCAGTACAGCACAGAGGAGCTGAAGAGGTTGGCGTGGACCATGTACAGCCAAGAGGAGACGCGCTCCTATCAAACAAAGGTACGAGGGGCCGAAAAAAATTGTCTGAGAGCTTTGTTTGCAGGAAGTCCAGGAAGTCTTCACTTTAGGACCACAGAATCACGGGTTGGATTCTTGGGAACGGTGTACGTATGGGTTGGCTGACAGAATAAACGATGAACCCTTGTTGTTTGTCTCTCTCCGGTCTCCAGTCCGCTGAGGGGATGTGGCAGCACTGTGCGGTCCACCTCACCAACGCCATCCAATACGTGGTGGAGTTCGCCAAGCGGATCGCCGGCTTCATGGACCTCTGTCAGAACGACCAGATCATCCTCCTCAAAGCAGGTGGGTGCTCCGTCCCGCAAGAGCTTCACCTGCACCcaccgcaacaacaacaacaaaaacaacaacatgcgtACTGCgtgtattacacacacactcattgatCCATAACCGCCTTAACATTcccaattgatttgaaacacGTAGGTTTGGTCACATGCCGCCGATACACTTTACCCGCCATAAAGTCTGTCTGGCCAGCCCAGCCACTTGACAGTGCCTACCTACCTTATCATGTGCTTCTGATGATACTAACTGCAGGACTTCGACCCGCACTTAAGCTAACGGAGATCACGCTTTGAAAGCTTGAATTAACTGCAAGCAtgacaaattaaaaaaacacgTTATGCATATACGTTATAGCTATTATATGCATGATAAATCTATTGAATTGCCCTGTGGACATTAGATAGTTGTTTGGCCAGATTGTGATCATTGTTTCCGTCCTCTTGATCCCAGGCTGTTTGGATGTTCTTCTGATCCGTTTGTGTCGAGCCTACAACCCCATCAACAACACGCTGCTCTTCGACGGCAAGTTTGCCTGTGCGCAGCTCTTCAAAGCGCTCGGTAAGTTGGTCATTCACTTACTCACTTATAATGCAGCCGTTTGAAAATAACCTTCTCTCTCATTTGAacataagtacacacacatacacacattcacactctctctctctctctctcgtttggcGTTGGATGATGTTTTCATTGGTCTCCTTCTGTATCTCTGCTAGGCTGTGACGACCTTGTGAGTGCCGTGTTTGACCTTGCTAAAAGTCTGAGCCGCCTGCAGCTCAGCGAGGAGGAGATGGCGCTGTTCAGCGCGGCCGTGTTGCTGTCGCCAGGTGAGACCAGCTCCTCCTCTCAGGGTCCACCTTGGTGTCTGTGCGTTTTTGCACATCTTAACTAAAACCGATAACTTCAATACATATTCCTGTAATTTGCACAACCTTTTTGCACTACTATCGACCGTGGCTTGTACCACTACCACTTACTTTTACTATCTCATATACTTTACcctgtattgttgctgctacgTTGAGGTGTatggctgttgaggaaccaagcctaagaattgTACTCTTGTTGTACAATAAAGTAAAGTCATTCTGATTGCGATGATTTGACCCGTGCGGACTTCCTTCCCCGCGTGCTGCGCTGTGACGGGGTCTCACTGACCCTCCGTGTGGTTGCAGATCGCCCCTGGCTGACGGACACGCTTCACATCCAGAGGCTGCAGGAGAAGGTGTACGTGGCGCTGCAGCGCTGCCTGCAGAGGGAGGCCTCGGCAGAGGAGAAGCTGGCCAAGGTAAAGGACTGACGGTCCACCCGGGAGCTCCCCCAAAGGGCTGATTACGgccccacgttcacgcaacgcaagggggctacggaccctccttgcggaccctccttgcgtccaccgcaagggccggacgtgcgcttCCCAGATatcgtaaccttccgtcgaggcgacgcggcagcgagggctgtgattggtccgcttactcaaacccgacgcagaaccgtaaaggttcacgactgcgtcgaagcgtctgcgtggtccttgtCGTTGCGTGatcgtgggaccataatcagccctttagggtCATTTCGCAGGCGTGTGTCAAGAGCTGTATTCGTCAAGAGGATGTATGTTGTTAATAACTGCCCTCGACTCTTTGaatgtgaaatgctttttaatATTCTTATAATTCTTAAtacttttttttccttcttggGACACatggtgtctgtgtttgtcgtCTTGCCGTCGATTTCCACTCTCACAGAGGATGTGGAACCTGATATAGGATCTGATGCAGTTTAAACAACGTCACCTTTTAGATCGAGCCTCAGTCTCTTCCCGCTTCCTTTTCAGATGGTGTCTAAGCTTCCCGTCATGAAGTCCATCT includes the following:
- the rorca gene encoding RAR-related orphan receptor C a — protein: MRAQIEVIPCKICGDKSSGIHYGVITCEGCKGFFRRSQQNNAMYSCSRQRSCLIDRTNRNRCQHCRLQKCLSLGMSRDAVKFGRMSKKQRDSLYAEVQRHQQSQEFAGAEFAGAEFAGAEPCEDSGELGAHGRAYSRGSSAAFSDHHDMGALAEGLLFDLPLTPDYCALDVTFGGGGGGGGGGGSAGSSSSSQSSPEQDGGPDLVDVNNHIKHEYQLLQDSGLFSRAIAIPPPDGCSGLELECITQSVVKSHIETSQYSTEELKRLAWTMYSQEETRSYQTKSAEGMWQHCAVHLTNAIQYVVEFAKRIAGFMDLCQNDQIILLKAGCLDVLLIRLCRAYNPINNTLLFDGKFACAQLFKALGCDDLVSAVFDLAKSLSRLQLSEEEMALFSAAVLLSPDRPWLTDTLHIQRLQEKVYVALQRCLQREASAEEKLAKMVSKLPVMKSICHLHIDKLEFFRLVHPETAHAFPPLYREVFGSDLFPDSTQG